CCCCGCGCGTCCTCTGCATTGGGGTGCTTCCGTCTGTGAGGTCGTGCGTGTTATGTGTGTAAACAGAGAACAGGaggagacgaagagaagcgcaAGGAGTGAAAGGGAGCGcatggcgctgcggcgtagGGAATGAGCGAGCaagcggcggaggagcagcaacgTCGAAGAGACGACCCGTCATCCCGCGTGGTGACCTCTGGTGCCGGCAGGCGTTGAGggaggcagggagggggcggggttGCACTCAGCCTCCATAGACGCGGACGCCGAGAGCGTGCCTCGCATACGGCAGCGCACGGCCTCTCTTCGGGTATGCAGTGGAGTCGGTGTGCTGTTTTCTTTCGGTACTGCCTTCCGCAAACAGCGATGAGTAGGGAAGGATGTCAGCACGAGACGAAAGAAAAGCCATagtggggggaggagaagtcGAAAACCAAGAAAACCACCGAAACGACGGCATGAACAAAGAAGGTGTATCTATGAGTGTGCAGCGGCTCTGCGAGCATTTACGCGTAGCCGTACAGGATGTGGCCTtgcttgcgcagcgcggTCACAACATCGCACGCCGTCACGGTCTTCTTGCGCGCGTACTCGGTGtaggccgtgctgcagcgcacaatGTCCTCCACGTAGGCCTtcagcacgcggcgcacctctTCGTACACCTCGCTCGAGATGCGCttcacgccgccgcggcgcgccatGCGGCGGACGCAGCCGCGAGTGATGCCGCGGATgttgtcgcgcagcaccttcttctgGCGCCTCTGGCTGCCCTTGGCATCAGTGGAGCGCTTGCCCTTGGCCATGGTTGATATGTtgagaggggaagagggcggaagggaagagaaaaaaTGTAGAGTCGAGAACTGAAGCGACATTTTTTTGATGTGTACGGTAAGGAGAAAGAAGTGGACGGTATACCGAAAGGGAAGTAGTACATGAATAGAAGGCGTGTGCAATTGAGCGTGCTTAGCAGAAGAATACCCCAGTGCATAGGCGTCTGCGGCAGAGAGAGGATTCGTTTCTGGCAGCGACGCCAAGCCGTCTCCCACAACCATGAGTGCGGAAAAGTGTTAAACTGGGCGCGTACATGCGATTGCGTCGCACTTGACACATATTAGTCGTTCGACGAGAAGGTACTTTCCGCGCTCCATGGCGTGGATCATTGGGTAGCCACAACCCACGGAGTCGAACTGGACGGTTAAGCAAGAAAACGAGTGGGAAAGCAATGCGGTATCAAATGCGCCGGCACCAAAGAATCGCTTGTCCTGTCTCGGGTATCTGCGTGCGGTATGCTGGAAGTCTGTAAGGAGATG
The window above is part of the Leishmania major strain Friedlin complete genome, chromosome 36 genome. Proteins encoded here:
- a CDS encoding histone H4 → MAKGKRSTDAKGSQRRQKKVLRDNIRGITRGCVRRMARRGGVKRISSEVYEEVRRVLKAYVEDIVRCSTAYTEYARKKTVTACDVVTALRKQGHILYGYA